A segment of the Nitrospirota bacterium genome:
GGCTCGCGTCCGCCGGTAATGCGCGGCGACCTTCATCCGGTTGCCGCAGAGGCCCATGCTGCACCACTGGCGGGCGTGGTTCTTGGTCGTGTCGTAGAAGTAGAGGATGCAGGCGGCGTTGCGGCACTTCTTGACCAACGCCAGGTCCGCGGAGCAGAGCAGGTCGGCCGCGGCTTCGGCGAGCGGGGCGAGCAGCCGGGTCGCCCCGTCGGTCTCCGACTGGAACCGCCGCTCGAATCGTCCGGCCACGCGGACGAGCTGCGGGTAGCCGGGATGCCGGCGGAGCATCCGGTTGATGGCCTCGACCGTCGAACCGGAGACCGGCTTCCTCGCCACGATCCGCTCCGCCATCTCCCGTAAGGTCGTCCGGAACTCCTTCGCCTCGCCGAGCAGCCGCTCTCCACCTTCAGGATCGAGCCGTCCCACCGTCTCATTGCTCTCGGCCTGGCTCAGGATCTTCGCCCGGACCAGCCAGGCGATTAGGTCTGTCCACTCCTCAAGAAGGTTCGTCCGTTGCCCTCGGACAATCATCTCTGTGTTGATGAAATCTAGACACAGATGATTGCCCACGAACAGGAACGGCGGCTTGGCCTGGCGTGCGCGCATCGTTCAG
Coding sequences within it:
- a CDS encoding CGNR zinc finger domain-containing protein, with the translated sequence MRARQAKPPFLFVGNHLCLDFINTEMIVRGQRTNLLEEWTDLIAWLVRAKILSQAESNETVGRLDPEGGERLLGEAKEFRTTLREMAERIVARKPVSGSTVEAINRMLRRHPGYPQLVRVAGRFERRFQSETDGATRLLAPLAEAAADLLCSADLALVKKCRNAACILYFYDTTKNHARQWCSMGLCGNRMKVAAHYRRTRAKR